ATGCCTGGCTCACTTTCTACCAGATATGAATTTGCCTGCAACGCTTGCTCTTGCATGACATTACATTCACTTATGGCATCAAGGTAATCAGGTACGCCATCTTGGTCTGAGTCTTTAAAACCTTCTAAATTATCTGGAATTAAATCACCATCACTATCGCGTTGAGTCAGTACGGCGAGCTCAGTGGTAACTTCAAGATAAATAGTCTTTTTACTGGTTAAAGGAGAATCTGCATTGTCGGTGGCGATTAATTCGATTGAGTAAATCCCTGGTAATAAATTCTCTGGGTTAAATGTAAACACATCCCCTTGTTCGGAGGTGTTGATAATCTCAGTTGAATTGGCCTGCCAGCGAAGTGTTACAATATCAAACGGGTTGAGGTCTGTAACGTGGCTATCAATGTTGACAATATCATTGTTGTTCACGATTAGATTACGCTGCTGATTTGCTTGCGTTACCTTAAAATCAATATGAGGAGGCAGATTTTGTTCAACAATAGTTATGGTTTGTTGATAGTTACTGCTTACATTTTGATTATCATCAAGAGTGATTATGACCGTTTCGCTTTCTTCTGCGATGGCATCTTCAAAAGTCTCTAATGTTAAATAAGCCGTAGGACTTTGGTTAAACAATACCTCACCATCAAATAAAGTGTGATCGGAACTTGATGCAGTGCCGCCGATTTTGTATGAAACCGAGAATGGGTAACTAGAGGGCTTGCCGTTTAAATGCAGCGCTATTTGATGAGAAGTACCTTCGGTGATTGTAATATCTTTATCAATAGAGATCAGAGGATTAACCGTGATTTTCTGCTCAACAATTGTTTGTCTATTTTGACTATCTATTGCTTGCCAAAAAGCGGAATGTATCCCTGGCTTGAAATGGGTATTACCTTTAATCAGTGATACCGCGATAGGGTTACCTTCGCTATCAGTAGCAGTTGCAACGCCTAAGTCAACTTTGGTTAAGAGTCCAGTTGCATTCACAATTACATCGGCAGGGGCGGACAAAATAGGGGAAGTATTATTTTGCTCATCTTCAATTGTGAGTAAAACGTTAGCCATTGAAATTTGTTTTTCGGTATCTGTAATACTGTATTTAATGTTAATTTGATTTGGAGTGCCCGTTAATGCACGATAGATGATTTTGTTCTCTTCTATAGATACATTACCAATATCACTGATAACACTTGCGAGGGTTAGCAAATCGCCATCCACATCGATATCGTTTGGCACGACATCTAATTCGTAACGGGCTAACGCGTTTGATTGCATAGAAATAGTGTCGTCAGTTGCAATTGGTGCATCGTTAATCGGATTAACCTTAATGGTGATAGTTGAATCATCAGATGCAGTTTCGTTATCTAATGCGTGGTAAATAATACTATCAAGGCCATGAAAGTCTTTGTTTGGAGTATAAATCCACTGCTGGGCTGTATGAATCAAGGTGCCATACAAAGGTTGTTGAATGACCTCAAAAGTCAGTGAGTCTTTATCGACGTCATTTCCTATAGGTGTAAATGTGACACTTTGATCTTCATCAACGGTTATCGATAAATCTTCAGAAGTCGGTTTGTCATTCACATTGTTTACGGTCAGCGAAAATAAAGGTAAACGCGCGGTTTCAATACTATCACTTACGCTAATAGCAATATCGATCGTGGTCGCAACATCTTCATTCGTTGGTGTACCAAACAGTTGGCCAGTTTTACTATCAAACTGCGCCCAGTTTGGTTTGTTGGTAATTGAAAAGGTGAGCACATCGCCAATATCGTCATCGTATGCAGAGGGGGTAAATTGATAGCCACTATCTTCATTTACCGAAGTACTCGGCGTGCCCGAAATCGTTGGCGCATCGTTAATATTGCTAACCGTAATGGCAAATACCGGTAAGGATGCAGATGAGCTTGCGTCATTGGCTGAAATAATGATGTTGTTATAAGTTCCAACGTCTTTATTAAGAGGCGTGCCGTATAACTCACCTGTTAATGAATTAAAACTAGCCCAATTTGGTTTATTGGTAATTGAAAACGTTAATGAATCGCCCGCATCTTCATCAAAAGCTGAAGGGATAAATTGATAGCCACTATCTTCATTTACCGAAGTACTCGGCGTGCCAGAAATCGTTGGCGCATCGTTAACATTGCTAACCGTAATGGCAAATACCGGTAAGGATGCAGATGAGCTTGCGTCATTGGCTGAAATAATGATGTTGTTATAAGTTCCAACGTCTTTATTAAGAGGCGTGCCGTATAACTCACCTGTTAATGAATTAAAACTAGCCCAATTTGGTTTATTGGTAATTGAAAACGTTAATGAATCGCCCACATCTTCATCAAAAGCTGAAGGCGTAAATTGATAATAGCTATCTTCGTTTATTTGTGTGCTTGGCTGGCCAAAAATACTTGGCGCATCATTAGTATTGCTTACCGTTATACTAAATGCAGGCAGTTGATCGGAGAGTTGCCCGTCTGTTACAGCAATAATAATATTGTCGGTAAAGCCAACATGATTATTTATCGGTGTGCCACTTAACTGGCCATTTGCAGTATTAAATGTTGCCCATGCAGGCTTATTTGAAATACTAAATGTCAAAGTATCGCCCGAATCCACATCACTCGCATCAGGAATAAACTGGTAGTTATTATCTTCTAAAATACTGGTAACTGGTGTGCCAGAAATAGCTGGGGCGTCGTTAACATTGACGACAGTAATAGTAAACCCTCCCGTGCTGGTTGAAGCGCCATTATTATCGGTAACGGTAATTTCGATATTATTGTAACTTCCTACATGAGCATTTGCTGGAGTGCCACTGAGTAAGCCCGTATTTGAAAAGGTCGCCCAACTTGGTTTATTTGTGATTGAAAACGTATGGGTATCACCTGCATCTGGGTCTGTAATTGTGGTTTGGTAAGAATAAGCGTTATTTTGTAGCACCGAAGTTGCTGGTGTATTTTGAATCACAGGGGGTTGATTTACTTGAGTCGTTGTAAACTGACGCGTGACGCTCCAAAGTTCGCCTTCAGCATTTATGGCTTGGAGGTTCCAATGATAAGTTTGGTTTGCTTGAAGTGTATTGCCCGAGGGTAAAGTAAAGCTGGTTAGTGCGCCATCAATTGCGTTGTTTTGATACACAATCGTATTTAAGTTTATATCTGATGCGACCACTAACTTATAGGTGGCGACATTCTCTGAAGCGCTCCAAGAAAATGTAGGTAGTATTGCTTGCGCTGTAGCATCTGCAGCTGGAGCGGTGAGTGAAAAAGGGCCTGGAGGAGGCGAACTCACATATAAAACACCATTATAAATAATACCTGGGTTTGGGCCGACAGCATCGTAATTGTTGCCATTTGGGGTGTACTTAATGTTCTGTAAGCGATTTAAAATAGATGAGTTGTGAGATGTTTGCACAAACTCAGTGCCCCCCGTCATACCTATCGTTGCTTGGCTTGCTTTACTGCGCTCATTAGGCAAGTCGACATAGTTGTAATATATTTCGTTAGTTTGGCTCACAAGCACCACTTGGATGGTCCCTAAGCCTAATGTTTGTCCAAAAAAACCATAATTAGAATATTGAATGGTTAAAATATCAGTACCAAATACATTACTTGGGTCATCATGTGGCACAAGTAATGAGGTTACGTGTTGCTTGGCATCTTTTGATACTAAATCATCCCAAAAAACGTAAAGATTGTAACTATCTTGACCACTTCCAGTAAGACTTAATTGCGATAAAGGTACGTTATCATAATAGTCGTTCACCATTGCAATATCGGCCCCTGGTGCGCCTATCGCTCCTTTTCTAAGGCCTATTACCCCGTTTGAGGTTAGGGTGAAATGGTCGACGGTTTTACCAAAAAACTGAAAGTCAAAACCAATAGGCGTTCTAATGTTCTCAGCAACATCGTCAATAGGTGTGCCACTGGCAGTGACTAGTTGATGTAAATAAGCTTGTAAATAAAATGTTTCTGCTTCAGCGCGATTAATAAGCACCAATAAGAATAGGTGTGCAAGTATGAATAGTTGTTTCATGAATGCTCTTGTAATATATAAGTTTTTGAAAATAAATAACTTTGGGTTGCCAAGGATACACTGTCCCTAGATTTAAGGTAGGTACAAAGATCAGAAATACTATTACACTGTATTACATAAGGTGTTTGGTGTGTTTAGGCTTGAAAAAAGTTTATTGATAATTAAATAAATGACGTGTTCGATTGAAGCTTTAAAGCCCCTTAGCGCTGATGGGCTTTAAATTCCAATTGTTACTTACCCACCACAAACATCTTTTCAAATAAGTTCATCACTTGGCTCACGGCCTCAGGTTTTACATGACGTAAATCACTTAACCACGGATCTTGGATACACTCAGTGACCATTTCAAAACTTGGGAAATAATAAGCATCAGCATGTGATGAAGTGAACTGCTCAGCAGCGACACGCAGTACTGCTTTTGAATGGGTATTGGCTGAAATTACATGGTGAGTTTCGCCTCGGCCAGTTGCTAAAAATGGCACGGGAGAGACGCTGACAATAATTTTTATATTGGGATTATATTCTTTCAAAATGGCGTAGAAGGTTTCTAAATATTGAACATTTTCGTCTACCGTTAATACTCTGTGCTGCAATAAATGATAGGAGTTCGCCTTGGGATTGCGCGAGGCAAAG
This genomic stretch from Pseudoalteromonas tunicata harbors:
- a CDS encoding Ig-like domain-containing protein, giving the protein MKQLFILAHLFLLVLINRAEAETFYLQAYLHQLVTASGTPIDDVAENIRTPIGFDFQFFGKTVDHFTLTSNGVIGLRKGAIGAPGADIAMVNDYYDNVPLSQLSLTGSGQDSYNLYVFWDDLVSKDAKQHVTSLLVPHDDPSNVFGTDILTIQYSNYGFFGQTLGLGTIQVVLVSQTNEIYYNYVDLPNERSKASQATIGMTGGTEFVQTSHNSSILNRLQNIKYTPNGNNYDAVGPNPGIIYNGVLYVSSPPPGPFSLTAPAADATAQAILPTFSWSASENVATYKLVVASDINLNTIVYQNNAIDGALTSFTLPSGNTLQANQTYHWNLQAINAEGELWSVTRQFTTTQVNQPPVIQNTPATSVLQNNAYSYQTTITDPDAGDTHTFSITNKPSWATFSNTGLLSGTPANAHVGSYNNIEITVTDNNGASTSTGGFTITVVNVNDAPAISGTPVTSILEDNNYQFIPDASDVDSGDTLTFSISNKPAWATFNTANGQLSGTPINNHVGFTDNIIIAVTDGQLSDQLPAFSITVSNTNDAPSIFGQPSTQINEDSYYQFTPSAFDEDVGDSLTFSITNKPNWASFNSLTGELYGTPLNKDVGTYNNIIISANDASSSASLPVFAITVSNVNDAPTISGTPSTSVNEDSGYQFIPSAFDEDAGDSLTFSITNKPNWASFNSLTGELYGTPLNKDVGTYNNIIISANDASSSASLPVFAITVSNINDAPTISGTPSTSVNEDSGYQFTPSAYDDDIGDVLTFSITNKPNWAQFDSKTGQLFGTPTNEDVATTIDIAISVSDSIETARLPLFSLTVNNVNDKPTSEDLSITVDEDQSVTFTPIGNDVDKDSLTFEVIQQPLYGTLIHTAQQWIYTPNKDFHGLDSIIYHALDNETASDDSTITIKVNPINDAPIATDDTISMQSNALARYELDVVPNDIDVDGDLLTLASVISDIGNVSIEENKIIYRALTGTPNQINIKYSITDTEKQISMANVLLTIEDEQNNTSPILSAPADVIVNATGLLTKVDLGVATATDSEGNPIAVSLIKGNTHFKPGIHSAFWQAIDSQNRQTIVEQKITVNPLISIDKDITITEGTSHQIALHLNGKPSSYPFSVSYKIGGTASSSDHTLFDGEVLFNQSPTAYLTLETFEDAIAEESETVIITLDDNQNVSSNYQQTITIVEQNLPPHIDFKVTQANQQRNLIVNNNDIVNIDSHVTDLNPFDIVTLRWQANSTEIINTSEQGDVFTFNPENLLPGIYSIELIATDNADSPLTSKKTIYLEVTTELAVLTQRDSDGDLIPDNLEGFKDSDQDGVPDYLDAISECNVMQEQALQANSYLVESEPGICMRKGSTIANSKTGGIELLSNELPADMAADNLGGIFDFILEGLPKPGGSYRLVLPQINAIPANATYRKLINSQWTDFVIDEFNSIHSTAGEPGYCPTPGDSEWQEGLIEGAWCVQLTIQDGGKNDADGIVNGTIVDPSGVAVYHSDNKQPIASPDKIEINWNSNVMIDVLANDTDENDDPLILSAASADFGQVTIVDNWLYYQAAKDFYGTATIQYSISDSNGGTSSTTVLVGINANFAPIAHPDVANTDDKTVITIYVLDNDVDPENQTLSITSVSTQQGTAVINSDQSIRYTPKRGFDGIDAISYTISDGQLAATSTVSITIKAYKDVIVTNKSGGGLSALFIVLLTSIIAIRQKAKWLAVPLLLAAFINPINAFANSAPWLIALSIGQSKVETNLNTDTDNSTELKSDNTGTQTGLNLSYKFANNWAFSLGYLDLGQSTTIITSEQLEPEPYIKLMSTSMPLFTQGITLSSSYIMDVHQDWQLNYTVGAYIWQSELKSQSATKTITHTEKAVDPFLSFGISYLITPDWQTGLSVSRYFINANNTNSLSLSLGYRF